CTTCTTCCGTAATCCCCAAAGACAAACGTGTTGCGTATTGTAGTCACGTTGCAAATTTAAACTTTTGCAAGTACGTAAATCATATGTGAACCTGATTGTTGTCAAACTTAAGAAGTTATCTATAACGACAATTTTGAACAACAGTTATAAGCTGGATGAGATCTAATCCTGAGAGCAAGCAGCTACTAATAGACTGCTAAACGTCATATGCTAGCTACTACAGACAGGCAGAGCAGACATGATATGCTGGCTACTCTACAGATCAAGTTGCTGGGTGACTTTCGTCTGATCTATGGTGAAAAGCCTGTGACAGAGGTGAACGCCGAGCGATCGCAGTCTTTACTGGCTTACTTGGTACTGCATCGCAGTGCGCCCCAGCCCCGGCAGAGGCTTGCCAGTCTCTTCTGGCCTGACTCAACAGATGCTCAAGCCCGAACAAACCTGAGGAGAGAACTGCACCACCTACGTCATGTTCTGCCTGATGCTGACCAATTTATAGACGTTGATACCAGAACCTTACAGTGGCGAGCAGATGCGCCATTTACTCTGGATGTTGCTGAGTTCGAGCAGGCAGTGGCTCAGGCGGAGGAAGCAGCAAGAACAACTGACCTAAAAACTGTTCGGACGGCTTTAGAGCTAGCAGCCAACCTTTATCAAGGTGACTTGCTTTCTAACTGCTACGATGAGTGGATATTGCCGGAACAGGAACGGCTACGGCAAACCTATCTCCGAGTTTTGGAATGGCTAGTGCGCCTATTGATAGAGCGACGGGATACCCGTGCAGCTATGCGCTACGCACAACAGTTGCTTGAGGTCGAGCCGTTGAACGAGGCAACGTATAAGGATTTGATGCAACTGCACGCACTCAATGGCGATCGCGCTGGTGCTTTGCGGATCTACCACCGCTGCATGACCATTTTGCGAGAAGAGTTAGGAATCGATCCCAGCCCTGCTATTCGCAATCTCTACAATCGCCTGCTAAATGAAACAGACCCTGAACTTCAACCCCCATCTAACTCATCTCCAAATTCCCCCCTCCCCCCACTCTTCGAGAAGCCGCTTGCGCGTCTACGTCCCACTCTTCGAGAAGCCGCTTGCGCGTCTACGCCCCTCGCCCCTCACACTGACTGGGGTGAAGCCGTTGATGTTAGCAATTTTTACGGACGGACAAAGGAGTTAAACACACTCAAGCAGTGGATTTTGCAGTATCGCTGTCGGCTAATTGCCCTATTAGGGATGGGTGGAATTGGCAAAACCGCTTTATCGGCAAAGCTGGCGCAGGAAATCCAAGGGGAGTTTGATTATGTGATTTGGCGATCGCTGCGACATGCTCCTAAGCTGGAAACTTTGCTGAGCGACTTACTCGCCTTTTTATCCGATCAACAAGAGACTAAAGGTGAATTGGAGCGCCTGACGTATTGGCTGCGGACTTCCCGTTGCCTGGTAATCCTGGATAATGCAGAAACCCTTTTGCAAGTGAGTAGTCCAGGGCAATATCGTTCTGGTTATGAGGATTACGGAGAACTATTGCGGGTAATTGGAGAAACAGCCCACCAAAGTTGCCTAGTTCTAACCAGTCGTGAAAAACCGGCTGAGATCGCCTGGTTGCAAGGCGTAGAAGTATATAGCGATTCGCCCTTACCCGTACGGACATTGCAACTGGGCGGTTCCCTAGAAGCAGTTAAAGCATTGATTCAAGCAAAAGGGTTGATTGGTTCTGAGACGCAACAGCAGCAGTTGTGTCACTTTTATGGCTATAACCCGCTAGCGCTGAAGATTGTTGCCACTTCCATTCAAGATGTTTTCGATGGCAAGATTCAAGATTTCCTCGCCCAAAACACAACGGTTTTCAAGGGGATCAACCGACTCCTAGACGAGCAGTGCCAGCGGTGTTCTCCCTTAGAAAAGACTATCATGTACTGGCTGGCGAGCAATCGCGAGTGGACAACTTTCTCGGAATTGGCAGCCGATATTGTACCAACCGTTTCTCGTGCAGACCTATTGGAAGCACTGGAATCACTCAGTTGGCGATCGCTGCTCGAAAAGCAGTCGGGCAGTTACACCCAGCAACCCGTTGTGATGGAGTACGTGACTGAGCAGTTAATTGAAAAAGTCTGCGAGGAGGTCTTAGGGGTCAGGGAAGATCTACATCCTACTCCCTATTCCCATACAGGTCAGTTTATCAGACAGACTTGTGAGCCAACAAATAAATCAGTTAAACCCACCCCTATTTCCTTATTACAGAGCCATGCATTGCTCAAAGCTCAGGGGAAAGACTACATCAGAGACATTCAAATCCAACAAATTGTCAAGCCCGTTCTCAACACTCTGATTACGCGGCTGAATGGGCAGCAAAATGTGGAGCGGCTACTCACTCAACTAATCGTAAAACTGCGAAATGAATTGTCGCTACAGCCAGGATATGCAGGGGGCAACATCCTGAACCTGCTGATTCAACTAGGTAAAGATTTAACGAGCTATGACTTTTCCCATCTTGCTCTCTGGCAGGCTGATCTGCGAGAGGTGAATCTGCATCAAGTCAATCTTGCCCATGCTGACTTATCAAGGACTGTTTTTACAGAACCCCTCAGCCTTGCTCTAACCGTTGCCTTCAGTCCTGATGGACAACTCCTGGCGACAGGCGATACCAACTGCGAGGTGCGGGTGTGGAGAGTGGCCGATGGAAAAAACTTGATAACCTGTCAGGGACACACCAATTGGGTTTGGTCAATTGCCTTCAGTCCTGATGGGCAAACTCTCGCCAGTGGCAGCGATGACAAGACTATCAAACTGTGGGATCTCTCAACGGGGCAATGTCATCAAACCTTACGGGAACATACGCACCAAATTTGGTCGATTGCCTTCAGTCCCGATGGTCAAACCTTAGCAAGCGCCAGTGAGGATCGGACAGTCAAACTGTGGGATCTCTCAACAGGGCAATGTCGTCAAACATTGAATGGACATGAGAAGTGGGTGCGGTCGGTCGCTTTCAGTCCCAATGGGCAAACTCTCGCTAGTGGCAGCGATGACAAGACTGTCAAACTGTGGGATCTCAGGACAGGCGAATGCTACCAGACGCTACAGGGACACACGAGCTTGGTTTGGTCGGTTGCCTTTAGCCCAGATGGTCAAATACTGGCAAGCGGTAGTAGCGATCAAACGATCAAGCTATGGAAGTTCACGACTGGTGAGTGCTGCCAAACCCTCAAAGGGCATGGAAATTGGGTGCGAGCGATCGCCTTTAGTCCCGATGGGCAAATCCTAGCTAGTGGCAGTGAAGACCATACAGTAAAGCTGTGGCAAGTTGACACTGGAGAATGCTACCAGACGCTAAGGGGGCACACAAATTGGGTGCGATCAGTTGCTTTTAGCCCTGACGGAGAAACGCTGGCAAGTGGTAGCGGTGACCATACTGTTAAGCTGTGGCATTCCTCTACTGGTCAATGTCGGAAAACGCTACAAGGCTACACCAATCGAGTTTGGTCGGTTGCCTTCAGTCCGATCTCCCCAACCCCCCTTACCAAGCGGAGCGAAGGGGGGATCTTGGCAAGTGGCAATGACGATCGCACTGTCAAGCTCTGGAATCTGAGCACGGGTAAATGTTTCCGAACGTTGCAGGGGCATACAAATACAGTTTTTACCGTTGCCTTCAGCCCGGATGGTGGAATTATTGCTAGTGGCAGTGGCGATCAGACAGTGAAACTTTGGGATATTCATACAGGGGAATGTCGCCAAACATTACGCGGTCACACCAGTCGGATTTGGTCGGTTGTATTTAGTCCCGATGGTCGCACTCTAGCTAGTGGGAGTGATGACCGGACGGTAAAACTTTGGGATATTCATACAGGGGAATGCCGCCGGACATTGCAGGGACACACCAGTTGGATCTGTTCTATCGCTTTTAGTCCTGATGGTCAAACTCTAGCTAGTGGGAGTTATGACCAGACAGTGAAACTTTGGGATATTCATACAGGGGAATGCCGCCGGACATTTCTAGGACACAATAATTGGGTCTGGTCGGTTGCCTTCAGTTCGCTTCCCCCAACCCCCCTTACTAAAGAGAGCGAAGAGGGGATCTTGGCGAGTGGCAGCGGGGATAGCAGTATCAAGCTATGGGACATTCGGACAGGACAGTGCCGCTGCACTCTGGAAGGACATACCAGTCGAGTCTGGTCGGTTGCCTTTAGCCCCATCCCCCCAACCACTCTTAGTAAGGGGGAGGAAGGTGAAATCCTCGCCAGCGCCAGTAGCGACCAAACAGTGAAGCTTTGGGATGTACAAACGGGCGCTTGTCGCCACACCTTGCAAGGGCATACAAATTTGGTCTGGTCGGTTGCCTTCAGCCCGGATGGTCGAACTCTTGCCAGTGGCAGCCAGGACGAAACAATTAAGCTTTGGGACGTGCAAACGGGACAAAGCTTGAAAACCTTGAGGGCTGACCGACCCTACGAGGGAATGAATATCATAGAAGTTACCGGATTAACAGCAGCCCAAAAGTCTGCATTGAAAGCATTGGGAGCAATAGAAGACAGAGGAGCAAAAAAAGACAAGGACAGGGGGAAATGGAGAGAATCTCAACTTTCAACTTCTGAATCCCGACTCTCGACTCTCCTAGTAGGGCGTGAGCAAGAATGGACAACCATCAGCAATTGGGTGGTATCTGCCACGGAAACAGCTGTCTCAGAAATTCTCATGCTAGTTGGCGAATCGGGAATTGGTAAGACCCGCTTGTTGGAAGAACTTGCTGCCGAAGTGAAAGCTGCCAACGGTCACGTGCTTTGGGGACGTGGGTTTGAGGCTGAAATGCTGCGACCTTATGGAGCCTGGATTGATGCGCTTCGAGCGATCGCCCTCAATTCAATTGTGGAATTGCCAGCAGAACTGAGTTCATTCTTCCCAGAAGTAGAGGCAAGGCAAGCAAATCCGGTTGATCGCAGTCAGTTATTCGATGCGGTTGTACACTTACTGTCTCAGCTTACGAGCAATGGCACGCTGACCGTCATTATTCTGGATGACATTCAATGGCTGGATGAGGCATCTACTGCACTGCTGCACTATGCAATTCGATTACTTAGCCATTCGCCAGTCCACTTTGCCTGTGCTGCTCGTCAACGCGAGTTAGAGGATAATGTACCAGTCTGCAAACTAGTACAAGCCCTGCGGCGGGAACAGCGGCTGCAAACTATTGAGATATCATTATTGAATCAAGAGCAAGTTATTCAGCTGGCTCACTCGATTAATACTGGCATTGATGGCACCCGAGTATTTATTGACAGTGGTGGTAATCCCTTCTTTGCCATAGAAATCACCCGCGCGATCGCCGAGCGCGATCCGGCTTGCTCCGATAACTTAGAAGCCCTAATTCAAGACCGACTGAGGCAGCTTGATGAACCGGCTCGCGAACTTTTACCTTGGGCAGCGGCATTGGGTCGCAGCTTCAGCCCAGCGATTGTGGCGCGAGTTGCAGACTGTCCGCCAATCAAATTACTCGCTGCTATGGAACAACTCGAACAGCAGGGGATCGTCTGTCCGGGAGCACCATCCAACGGCGAAATTGGTTATGACTTTGCCCATGATATTGTGCGTCAAGTTGCTTATCAGCAACTGTCGGCACCTCGTCGCCGATTAGTGCATTTGCAAATCGCTCGTGTTTTGGAAAAACTCTCTGCTCCTGACAATGCTCTTGCCAGTGAGGTAGCGTATCATGCGACACTCGGTAGCGACCATCTATTGGCAGCTTCGGCTTTCCTAGCTGCAGCTGAACGCTGTCTGCGCCTGTTTGCCTACGCCGAAGCCTCTGAACTGGCTCAGCGGGGAATTCAGCACTGTCAAGATCTTGATAACGATTTACGGGTTCGTCTAAATATCCGGCTACTCAAAGTTTACGTCTTGGCTGGAGTGACAACAGAGCGAGTTTCTCAGCTGGAAGATAACCTACACCAGCTAATTGCTGAAGCCAATGCTCGTGGTCTAAAGGATGAAGAAGCGATCAGCTTGGAGGCATTGATCGCACTCAACTACGATCGCGGCAACCTCACAAGTGTGCACAAACATTCTCTGCGCGTGGCGGAGCAAGGGCGAGCGGCAAGCCCAGCAATTACTGCACGCATGTTAGCTTATAGCGGTTGGTGCCTTGCTGAAATTGAACGTGAAATGCCGCGTGCTGAAGCACTTTTGCTCGAAGCGCAATCGCTTGCAGCGAGAGTAGGGCTGGAAATTATCGATATTTCCTGTGGTTTGGGTTGTGTTCGTCGTCATGCGGCTGACTTCGCTGGAGCACGTCCACTCTTGGAAAAAGCATGGCGCATGGCTCAAGCAGAGCAGGATCACTGGCGAGAATGTGCTTGCTTAACTTACCTAGCGATGACTGAGTTAGAAGCTGGGAAACCAACTGCTGCGATCGCACACTGTCAGGAGCTGGCAACTGTAGCAGCTAAGATCAGTGGTGAAGGCAGTGAAGGTTCTTTTGCAGTTGTACTCAATTCCCTTGCTAATTATGTCATGGGACAAAGCGATGCGGCAGCAATAGAGCAAGCCTTATCAACCCTACGCCAGATCGACGCCAACCGCATGCTGGCATATAGTCTCACCTTTGCCGCAGAGATTGATTTGGATAATCACCGGATTGAATTGGCGATCGCTCGTGCCCAAGAAGCACTCCAAGCTGCTCAAATTGTAGATTGCTCTAGTGAAATAGCTCTAGCTTGGGTAGCACTGATTCGGGGAATGCTGATTTTAGGTAAACCTCAGTGTGCACTAGAGTTGTTCCAAGATTTACAGCGTCAAATTGACCGTCGCACCCTGAGTACCCGCGCCCTTACTGCTATCGATTGCCTAGCTCAGCACTTGCCAGCTTAGATCGCCCAACAGGAGTAGAAAATGGTTCGCGTTCTCGTAGAAAAGATTTTCGATCCGCCGATTACTGAAGAAAAATGGAATCAAGATGTCGAGCGAGGAATTCCCTGCCACCAAGCACACAATGTTCATTGGATTCGCTCAATGATGTCGCGCGATCGCTGTCGAGTCGTTTGTGAATTTGAAGCACCAGATGCTGAGACTGTACGCCGCTCTTTCCGTAAGGTTGGCTTACCATTTGCACGGATATGGACAGTTGACATCCTGGAGCCGCATGTTGCAGACGACAAAGGCACGATCCGGACCAAGGGCTGGTGTAATGTGTGTTCGCCTGTAGGCAGGCACTCCATTTGACTCAGTTAAGTTGGTTACAATTCTTTGTACTACGCACGTTGAACGCCTGGAAGACCATCCTGGACAACTAATGAAGCTAGGGTATACAACAGGTGCGTCTGGGCGACTTACAGTAGTGACAATTATTCTTGCTCAAGTTTCGCACCGGAAACTAGTCTAAACTCTATTACAGCTAACTCTTCCCACTCCTCTGAGATGCAAATCAATACTCCTTCAGAATTAAACCCAGACCTAGAGGCTGAACGCTTGAATCAGGAAGCGACATTATCTCTAACTGAGGAACAATATCAGCGCAAAATGCAGCGACGGAAACAAGTCCAGGAGCAGCGAGTAGCTAAAGCAGCAAGGGAAAAAGGCTTAGTTATCGTCAACACTGGCAATGGCAAGGGTAAAACTACAGCGGCTTTGGGAATGGTATTGCGATCGCTTGGTCACGGTTATCGCGTGGCGATCGTCCAATTCATCAAGGGAGCCTGGGAACCCGCTGAAAAAGCTGTCTTCAGTCGCTGGGCCGATCAGCTGGAATTTTACGCTATGGGCGAAGGCTTTACCTGGGAAACCCAAGACCGAGAGCGAGATATCCAAAAAGCATCCGAGGCTTGGCAGACGGCATTAACCTTCATCCGCAACCCAGATTTTAGACTAGTGCTTTTAGATGAAGTTAATGTGGCATTGAAACTGGGCTACTTGAGTATTGAGGAAGTCTTGGCTGGGTTGAAACAAAAGCCAACTGATTCTCATGTGATTCTCACTGGTAGGGGCGCTCCACCTGCTCTAGTTGAGCGGGCTGACTTAGTGACCGAAATGACACTAATTAAGCATCCTTTCCGCGAGCAAGGCGTAAAGGCGCAACCGGGAATTGAGTATTAATTACTGAATTTGGTTTTTACAAGCTGCTAAAATCCGCTGGTCGTTTGCGCTGACAGAGGGGAGTTGGTGATAATTTTGTAAAGCTACCGCGTAAGGAGATGCTATTTGCTCGTAGCTATCTCCAATATGAGAGCTATCACTTGCTGTAGCAACTTTTGGAGAGTTTAGATCGTCAGCAACCGGGTCAGAATAAGGAGCTGAGCCAGGATCGTCAGCAATCATCAGAGCCAACTTTCCTGATTCAAGGGTGCCGTGAAAACAATTAAACTCTGAGCGAGGCAGATAAAATGCGCCAACCACCTTACCGTGGTGCGCCTCAAACACCATATATTCTTGCCCAAGTTGTTCTGGCTCGGGTGATTGACCATATAAATAAATCCCGTCTACCTCTGGCAGCTTTTTTCTAGGGATAATTCGGCTATCTTTTCCAAAGGCTTCAGCCCGGAAAACCAGCTGGGGCGTAGCTGTTGTTTGTAACTCTTTGGTTGTTATTGGTTTAGCTTCACTAACACCAATGCTGAACATTACATATAAGCCAACCAGCGGGGCTTCTAGCCACCAACATCCCGATGAAAAGAATTTAGTTATAGAATTAGGCATTTTTGCTTACCTTTTTATAAATCAGTTATATCTGGATATATGTAATAGAGCACTAATTAAAATATACCCAAGTAGTTGGGGATAACTATTCATTCAAAGGTGATACTTTTCTTTCTGGCATAAAGTCCCTGTTGTAAGTGAGAGCGTAGAGTAGCTTAATATAAGCTTCACTGTGGTTTTCTATTTTTCCTAAATTTTCCTGTAAGTGTTACGGCTACTACTGCACAAATAACCTGTTTATGAATTTGCGCCTGAGCAAAAAAAATGCCTCCTGACTTGAGGAGGCATCTTTGCTATCAATGTGCAAGGGAGCACTAAATAATCAAACTCCTAAACGATAATGCGGAATATACTGATGGCATTTCACAGGAGTCGTGATAAAATTAACACTCAAAAAAATGAGACACTTGGGAGCAGCAACAACTTAGCTAGCTACATACTCCTGCATATTCGCACGACGGCGACGTAGGTGTGCCAGAGCTTGATGCTCTAGTTGGCGTACTCGCTCTCGGCTCAGGTTGAGTCGCTCACCTACTTTCGCTAAGGATAGTTCGTTTCCATCCTGCAGCCCGAAGCGCAAACTCAAGACTTCTCGCTGTTGAGGCGTTAGTTCTGCCATTAGATCTTCTAAGTCTTGCCTCAAGGACTCTTGGGTCATGTAATGCTCTGGTGATGGACCGTCGTCTTCCAGTAGATCTTGCAGTTCCGTGTCTTGGTTATCTCCAACACGGATATCTAGGGAAACTGGTTGACGGGCAAGATTCAGGTAGTCCCGGATTTGGGCGGGTTCTAGTTCCAACTCCTTGGCAATTTCACCTGATGTAGGGCTACGACCTAGCTGTTGAGCTAGTTCTCGTTGCACTTTCTTAATCTTGTTGAGCTTTTCTGTGATATGGATGGGCAATCGGATTGTGCGGGCTTGCTGCGCGATCGCACGTGTAATCGCCTGCCGAATCCACCAATAAGCGTAAGTCGAGAACTTATAACCGCGTGTCGGATCGAATTTCTCCACACCGCGTTCTAATCCCATTGTTCCTTCTTGGATCAAATCCAAGAATTCCATGTTGCGCTTTTGGTACTTCTTAGCAATGGCAACTACCAAACGCAAGTTTGCCTCGATCATCTTTTGCTTAGCTCTTTGCCCCCGCCGCAAAGCCTCATTCAATTCAGTCTCCGGCATTTGAACGTGCGCAGCCCAATCTTCTAAAGTTGGTTCGCGGCGCAGTTTCTTTTCCAGAGCTTCCTTAGCTTCCAGCAGTGACATCATTTGCTGCACCTGCTTCCCATAAACAATCTCTTGTTCGCGAGTTAGCAGTGGCACACGACCAATCTCGCGCAGATAGGTGCGCACCATATCAGCCGTGAACTTGGTGTTAGTGTTTTCAGTCGGGGTGTTAACTGTGGGCATTGGTGCGTCGTCAACTCCAATAAACAAATCGAAAGCTTGGTGGCTGGGGCGGGTAGAAACAGCAATAGTTTGGGGGTGATTGCTTAGCTCTAACAGGAGACTAACGAAGTAGCGGGGAAACAACATCCTACAGAAGTTGTAGAGACGCTGGTTCTATAGGAAGGGGTTCCCCGTCCGCCCGGAATACTTATATCTGTTTAAACCACGCTGTTTGCTGCCAGGGTGTAAAAACTAGCTTTTATAAGGTCAACCCTATGAAGCCGAAGTCAGTATGAGTTTAACTTTATTTATCTTATTACAGATCTGGAGACTAGTAAAGTCTTACCTAGGTTAGGACTTTCCCTGACTAAAAATAGCTTAATTGTCCGTTTTCACTGTTACAAAAATCAGCTCACCTTCTTATAATGACACTGGTTGCCCTTGAGCAGTTTCCGGTTAACCGAACTATTTAAATGGGGATGATGGAGTAGATCCCGAATTAAAAGCCGAGGTCGGCTTTTGCCAATTCAGCAGCGGCAAAAACTTCTGCATCTGGCTTTTCTTCCCAGGCAACATCACCAATTTCGGCGTAAAATTTTTCATCATAGGGTCGCGTCCGCACCACTACTGGCATGGGAACTGCGTGACCTAGGATCAGGGCTTGTTGCTTAGAATCAAGCTTCGCTAACACAGATCGCAGACTTTGCCCGCCAGACACTCCAGTAAAGATCGCTTCAATATCTTTCTCATCATTAAGTAGGGCAGTGATGCGGGTACCGATTTGGGACATTACTTCATTGTCAATCCCGGAGGGGCGCTGGTCTACCACTAACAGGGTAACGAAGTATTTCCGCATCTCGCGGGCAATGGTGCCAAAGATGGTTTGACGGACTGTAGCAGAGTCAAGGAAGCGGTGGGCTTCTTCAATTGTAATCACCAGTTGACGAGGGCGATCGCTTGGATTCTTAGTCTGTAAAAACTGCTCGGCTTTATGGACATAGTATTGGTGAATGCGACGGGAAATCAGATTCGTTGCCAACATATACGACAACATATTGGACTGAGAGCCGAACTCAATCACTACATGCTTCCCGGCTTCTAGAGACTCTAAAATTTGGTTGATATAGTTGTGCGGGCAGGCAGTCCGCATATACTTTAGGTCATCTAAGCGATTGAGTTTGCGCTGCAATGCCATAATTGAAGACTTACTGCCCCGCTTCTCATCACAGAATTGCTGAATTTCTTCATTGCTCATACTCAGCAGTTGAGTAATCCAGGAGCGACCAAACTCATTACGGAGGATGATGGCATTTTCTAAGCTGGCTTCGGAAAGATTTAAATCGTTCCGTACTAGCATAATGTCTTCAACTTCAATTTGGTCGTAGCTGAGGTAGAGTTCTTGAGCATCCCGCACACCGCGCCGCTTAGTGGAGGCAGGGTCAAGAGTGTATATTTGCACCTGGCCGGGAAACAGCTGCCGTAAACCTTTGACGGTACTGAATTGTTTACCCTCCGAGACTGCTTCCCAGCCATACTCCGAGTGCATGTCAAAAATCAGATTCACCGCCGCCTGCTTGCGAATGATGCCAGATAATAGCAACCGAGTCAGAAACGATTTCCCCGTACCAGATTTACCAAACACTCCGTTGCTGCGTTCAACAAATCGGTCTAAATCGATACAAATTGGCACCTCCATATCAAGTGGTTGACCGATCGCAAAGTTACGGCGGTGGGGATCGTCTTCCCAGCCAAATACTGCCCGGAAATCGCGTTCACTAGCTTCATAGACCTGACTAAAGTGGCTAGGAATCGTCTTGACTGGCAACAACTCCATGTTGCTGCTACTTTGCGGTTGAAACGAAGCTAATGGACTTTTCCCATTAAGAGGTGAGTGTTGTCCCTCGTCCTTCGCTCCTCGCCCCTCGCCCCTCAATTCTTCCGGAGTGAACATCAACATCGGGGTGAGATTGACAGTGCCAAAGGTTCCACTCCCAGCTAGAACTTCCCGCAAAAAATCGTCACTGGGACTGGGGGGATTGGCGACAATTCTGTTGCTAGAGGTTCCCAGTGCTACGTCAGTCAGCATACTGAAGAAGCGCGATCGCACTCCTTCCACTACCAAGAACTTTCCTACCCGCATATCTTCCACAGAGACATCTGGGTGTAATCGCACCTCTAATCCCTGACTAAGAGAACCTTGTGTGACCGACCCTAATGGCTGTCCCGAATTCATGGTGTCAATTGCGAACTTTGGCTGATCTTAATGTCTAATTGTCTCCCAGCACTACAAAATTGACAAACCACTACCAATTTTGGATTTTAGATTTTAGATTTTGGATTGATAAACCCTGCCCAAAATACTCTGACTCTAAACCTTTATAATTAAGGTCTATCCCGTTATCTCATCAGGTCTCGTGACACGTACGCCTCTTTCTTCCAACTCCCAACCAGCAGCTAACCCGCCCTCTCAAAGACCAGATACTTTAGGACGATTCGGGCAATTTGGGGGTAAGTATGTGCCTGAAACGCTGATGCCTGCTTTGAGCCAGTTGGAAGCAGCATATCAGCAATACTGCAACGATCCAGGTTTTCAACAGGAACTCCAACAGCTGTTGCGAGACTATGTAGGACGGGCAACACCACTGTATTTTGCTGAACGCCTCACTGCACACTATGCCCGACCAGATGGCACAGGACCGCAGATTTACCTCAAGCGCGAGGACTTGAACCACACAGGCGCACATAAAATTAACAACGCCTTGGCTCAGGTATTATTGGCAAAACGGATGGGTAAGCAGCGCATCATTGCAGAAACGGGTGCGGGACAACACGGCGTTGCAACAGCAACCGTGTGCGCTAGATTCGGTCTAGACTGCGTAATCTACATGGGCGTTCAAGACATGGAACGTCAGAGTTTGAACGTGTTTCGGATGCGGTTGATGGGTGCCCAAGTGCAGCCTGTAGCAGCGGGGACAGGCACACTCAAGGATGCCACATCAGAAGCGATTCGGGACTGGGTGACGAATGTTGAAACTACCCATTACATCTTAGGTTCAGTGGCGGGACCTCATCCTTATCCAATGATGGTACGCGACTTTCATGCAGTAATTGGAAAAGAAACTCGCGCTCAGGCGCTCGAAAAATGGAGAGGATTGCCTGATATCCTCCTTGCTTGTGTAGGCGGTGGTTCTAATGCAATGGGACTATTTCACGAATTTGTGAATGAGCCAACGGTGCGGTTAATTGGGGTTGAGGCAGCGGGAGAGGGAGTCAATACAGAGAAACACGCCGCCACACTAACACAAGGGCGAGTAGGCGTATTACATGGAGCAATGAGCTATCTGCTCCAAGATGAAGATGGGCAAGTGATTGAGGCACACTCAATTAGTGCAGGACTTGATTATCCTGGTGTTGGTCCTGAACATGCACATTTAAA
This window of the Chroococcidiopsis sp. CCMEE 29 genome carries:
- a CDS encoding AAA family ATPase produces the protein MLATLQIKLLGDFRLIYGEKPVTEVNAERSQSLLAYLVLHRSAPQPRQRLASLFWPDSTDAQARTNLRRELHHLRHVLPDADQFIDVDTRTLQWRADAPFTLDVAEFEQAVAQAEEAARTTDLKTVRTALELAANLYQGDLLSNCYDEWILPEQERLRQTYLRVLEWLVRLLIERRDTRAAMRYAQQLLEVEPLNEATYKDLMQLHALNGDRAGALRIYHRCMTILREELGIDPSPAIRNLYNRLLNETDPELQPPSNSSPNSPLPPLFEKPLARLRPTLREAACASTPLAPHTDWGEAVDVSNFYGRTKELNTLKQWILQYRCRLIALLGMGGIGKTALSAKLAQEIQGEFDYVIWRSLRHAPKLETLLSDLLAFLSDQQETKGELERLTYWLRTSRCLVILDNAETLLQVSSPGQYRSGYEDYGELLRVIGETAHQSCLVLTSREKPAEIAWLQGVEVYSDSPLPVRTLQLGGSLEAVKALIQAKGLIGSETQQQQLCHFYGYNPLALKIVATSIQDVFDGKIQDFLAQNTTVFKGINRLLDEQCQRCSPLEKTIMYWLASNREWTTFSELAADIVPTVSRADLLEALESLSWRSLLEKQSGSYTQQPVVMEYVTEQLIEKVCEEVLGVREDLHPTPYSHTGQFIRQTCEPTNKSVKPTPISLLQSHALLKAQGKDYIRDIQIQQIVKPVLNTLITRLNGQQNVERLLTQLIVKLRNELSLQPGYAGGNILNLLIQLGKDLTSYDFSHLALWQADLREVNLHQVNLAHADLSRTVFTEPLSLALTVAFSPDGQLLATGDTNCEVRVWRVADGKNLITCQGHTNWVWSIAFSPDGQTLASGSDDKTIKLWDLSTGQCHQTLREHTHQIWSIAFSPDGQTLASASEDRTVKLWDLSTGQCRQTLNGHEKWVRSVAFSPNGQTLASGSDDKTVKLWDLRTGECYQTLQGHTSLVWSVAFSPDGQILASGSSDQTIKLWKFTTGECCQTLKGHGNWVRAIAFSPDGQILASGSEDHTVKLWQVDTGECYQTLRGHTNWVRSVAFSPDGETLASGSGDHTVKLWHSSTGQCRKTLQGYTNRVWSVAFSPISPTPLTKRSEGGILASGNDDRTVKLWNLSTGKCFRTLQGHTNTVFTVAFSPDGGIIASGSGDQTVKLWDIHTGECRQTLRGHTSRIWSVVFSPDGRTLASGSDDRTVKLWDIHTGECRRTLQGHTSWICSIAFSPDGQTLASGSYDQTVKLWDIHTGECRRTFLGHNNWVWSVAFSSLPPTPLTKESEEGILASGSGDSSIKLWDIRTGQCRCTLEGHTSRVWSVAFSPIPPTTLSKGEEGEILASASSDQTVKLWDVQTGACRHTLQGHTNLVWSVAFSPDGRTLASGSQDETIKLWDVQTGQSLKTLRADRPYEGMNIIEVTGLTAAQKSALKALGAIEDRGAKKDKDRGKWRESQLSTSESRLSTLLVGREQEWTTISNWVVSATETAVSEILMLVGESGIGKTRLLEELAAEVKAANGHVLWGRGFEAEMLRPYGAWIDALRAIALNSIVELPAELSSFFPEVEARQANPVDRSQLFDAVVHLLSQLTSNGTLTVIILDDIQWLDEASTALLHYAIRLLSHSPVHFACAARQRELEDNVPVCKLVQALRREQRLQTIEISLLNQEQVIQLAHSINTGIDGTRVFIDSGGNPFFAIEITRAIAERDPACSDNLEALIQDRLRQLDEPARELLPWAAALGRSFSPAIVARVADCPPIKLLAAMEQLEQQGIVCPGAPSNGEIGYDFAHDIVRQVAYQQLSAPRRRLVHLQIARVLEKLSAPDNALASEVAYHATLGSDHLLAASAFLAAAERCLRLFAYAEASELAQRGIQHCQDLDNDLRVRLNIRLLKVYVLAGVTTERVSQLEDNLHQLIAEANARGLKDEEAISLEALIALNYDRGNLTSVHKHSLRVAEQGRAASPAITARMLAYSGWCLAEIEREMPRAEALLLEAQSLAARVGLEIIDISCGLGCVRRHAADFAGARPLLEKAWRMAQAEQDHWRECACLTYLAMTELEAGKPTAAIAHCQELATVAAKISGEGSEGSFAVVLNSLANYVMGQSDAAAIEQALSTLRQIDANRMLAYSLTFAAEIDLDNHRIELAIARAQEALQAAQIVDCSSEIALAWVALIRGMLILGKPQCALELFQDLQRQIDRRTLSTRALTAIDCLAQHLPA
- a CDS encoding DUF4242 domain-containing protein, which gives rise to MVRVLVEKIFDPPITEEKWNQDVERGIPCHQAHNVHWIRSMMSRDRCRVVCEFEAPDAETVRRSFRKVGLPFARIWTVDILEPHVADDKGTIRTKGWCNVCSPVGRHSI